AGAAAAATGCCGGCCCAAGGCGTTGCCATTGAAGAACTGCTGGGCCAACTTCTCGTTCACGATGGCGACCGGGGGGCCGGTGGCTGTGTCCGCGTCCGTGAAGTCGCGCCCGCTGATCAGGCTAATACCCAGAGTTTTGAAGTAGTTTGAACCAACCCAGTTTTCAGAAACGGTGTTATTTTCGTTTCCCTGCGGGGTATAGCCTTCTGGAGTGATCTTGCTTCTATTGTCCTCCCCACTGAATAGAGTAACTTCGCCCAGGGAGACGGAAGTGACTCCGGGCAGGGAGCCTGCGGCGGTCTTCACCCGCTCGAAGAAGGACGCAGTTTGAGCCGGCGAATATCCACTAAGGCCAGGGGCGATTGTAAACTGAAACACGGAGTTGACATCCAAACCCAAGTCAACATGCCGCAGGTTGGACAGGCTTTGAATGAACGAAGCTGCCACAGCCAATAGGATCGTGGTCGCAGCCACCTCGAAAGCCAGCAGCCCTTTTCGGAAACTGACGTTGGGCGATGCGCCGGCGAGGGCCCGATTCTTCAAGGAGGCTTGCGGGTTTTTGCCAATGACGCGTAATGCCGGAATGAATCCGATGAGAATCGCGGCCAAAAAGGAGAGCCCGCAACTGAACCCCAGCACCGGTCCGCTCAGATACGTTTGCAGGTCGGTCGCGCCAAGATACTCGATCAAGGAGGTTCCCAGCACCCAAAGGGTGAGCTGGGCCAACAGCAAGCCGGCAATCCCGCCGGCAAATGCCAACAGTAAGGTTTCCGTGAAGAGCTGCTGGATGAGACGTCCGCGGCGGGCGCCCAGCGACTGACGCACGGAGATCTCGTGTTGCCGTCCTTCGCCCCGCGCAATCAGCAGGCCGGCAAGATTGGCGCAGGCCAGCAACAAAATGGCGCTGGCAATCAACGTCAACAACTGCAAAGGCTGCCTTGTAGTTTTCTGAAGGACGGAGCGGCCGTGGACGCCGGGAATGAAGACCAGCTCTTTCTTCATGAACCGCTGCCGGGTGTTGGGTGACATCTTGAGCTGCGCAGCTTGCGCTTCGATGATCGGGTGATAAACGGTCTGAGCGCCGTTTTGCGCCGTGTCGGCAGACATCCCGGGCTTGAGCCGTCCCATCACCGCGAGAAAGCACGTGCTGGGATCGTTCAAAGCAGGAAAGCGCATGAAAGACGCCTGCATGGTGAGATTGACAAAGACGTCCGTTGACTGTCCGACCTGCACCCCGGTAAAGCCCCGCCGGCTGACGCCGATGATGGTAACCGGCGCGCCGTTCACCTTGATCTGCTTGTTGAGCACATCGGGGTTCTTGCCGAAGCGACGGGTCCAGTAACTATAGCTCAGCACGGCCCATGGATTCGACCCGGCTGCACCCTCGTCCTGAGGCAGCAGCGTGCGGCCTAACGCCGGCGGCACTCCCAGTGACGTAAAGTAGTTTCCCGAAACTACTTCCCCGTTCGCCCGCTCACTGAAGCCGTCCCCCGCAACGGTGATTGGGGAAGCATATCTGGCGATCAGCGCAGAGAAGATCTGGGTCTGGTTGCGCAGTGCGGTGTAAGTCGGATAGGAAAACGCGCCGCCCACGTCTCCCTGGCTCAAGGAAAATCCCGGATTGGGGCCGGTGGA
This is a stretch of genomic DNA from Terriglobia bacterium. It encodes these proteins:
- a CDS encoding ABC transporter permease, with product MATDKAGLEQQGSSEPSLLETFLRDIGYSFRVYRKSPGFTIVAILMLALGIGVNTAVYSLTYQILLRSLPVDRPQELVILHSTGPNPGFSLSQGDVGGAFSYPTYTALRNQTQIFSALIARYASPITVAGDGFSERANGEVVSGNYFTSLGVPPALGRTLLPQDEGAAGSNPWAVLSYSYWTRRFGKNPDVLNKQIKVNGAPVTIIGVSRRGFTGVQVGQSTDVFVNLTMQASFMRFPALNDPSTCFLAVMGRLKPGMSADTAQNGAQTVYHPIIEAQAAQLKMSPNTRQRFMKKELVFIPGVHGRSVLQKTTRQPLQLLTLIASAILLLACANLAGLLIARGEGRQHEISVRQSLGARRGRLIQQLFTETLLLAFAGGIAGLLLAQLTLWVLGTSLIEYLGATDLQTYLSGPVLGFSCGLSFLAAILIGFIPALRVIGKNPQASLKNRALAGASPNVSFRKGLLAFEVAATTILLAVAASFIQSLSNLRHVDLGLDVNSVFQFTIAPGLSGYSPAQTASFFERVKTAAGSLPGVTSVSLGEVTLFSGEDNRSKITPEGYTPQGNENNTVSENWVGSNYFKTLGISLISGRDFTDADTATGPPVAIVNEKLAQQFFNGNALGRHFSLSIMGMPGNIEIVGVVRNSQHAEVRGEMMPLAYFPYREDPTLFQSTFYVRAAHNPEALAPELRRSITSLDANLPIYDVRPLAEAISQILFADRMLAFISLCFGLLAALLMSVGLYGVMAYVVTRRTREIGVRVALGAQRQTIAWLILREQIYLTLVGLAIGLGVTFFAGRLIQSLLFGIKATNPLILVAAALTIVIVSLAAGSLPAHRATRLNPVTALHTE